In Methanosarcina siciliae T4/M, one genomic interval encodes:
- a CDS encoding aldo/keto reductase, with amino-acid sequence MKKLGFGTLRLPLTRPDDVKSIDQDLFNRLVDEFMKAGYTYFETGWPYHSQCAEDACRKAIVERYPREKFCLADKMPTYNLKKSEDYENIFTEQLKRCGVDYFDYYLFHNLGNRTYKQCEELGGFEFLRQKKDEGVVKHIGFSFHDTPEILVKILTEHPDVDVVQLQINYIDWENISIQSRRCYEVARKHNKPIIVMEPVKGGALASVPEEAEKLMHKIHPEDSPASWALRFAAGFEGVFIVLSGMNTIEQVKDNIKTFDNLTPISPEENTVLEEVKEIISKSTAVPCTACRYCVEGCPQDIPIPVLFSIYNDTMKYGDINYPTVHYQHAVFGHGKASDCIECCKCEKSCPQHLPISEIMKEIATRFDKEK; translated from the coding sequence ATGAAAAAACTTGGATTCGGGACGTTGCGTCTTCCACTCACCCGTCCTGACGATGTGAAATCGATCGATCAGGATCTTTTTAATCGGCTCGTTGACGAATTCATGAAAGCGGGTTATACTTACTTTGAGACCGGCTGGCCATATCATTCCCAGTGTGCTGAAGACGCCTGTAGAAAAGCGATTGTAGAACGGTATCCCAGGGAAAAATTCTGTCTCGCGGATAAGATGCCGACCTATAATCTCAAAAAAAGTGAGGACTATGAGAATATTTTCACCGAACAGCTGAAACGTTGCGGAGTAGACTATTTCGATTATTATCTCTTCCATAACCTTGGTAACAGAACCTATAAACAATGTGAAGAACTCGGAGGTTTTGAGTTTCTTCGACAGAAAAAGGACGAGGGAGTTGTGAAGCATATAGGTTTTTCGTTTCATGACACACCAGAAATTCTTGTTAAAATATTAACAGAACATCCCGATGTGGATGTTGTGCAATTGCAGATAAATTATATCGATTGGGAAAACATCAGCATCCAGTCACGCAGATGCTACGAAGTTGCGAGGAAACATAACAAACCGATCATCGTCATGGAGCCAGTTAAAGGCGGGGCGCTTGCCTCGGTCCCTGAAGAGGCGGAAAAACTTATGCATAAGATCCATCCGGAGGATTCCCCTGCTTCGTGGGCACTTCGGTTTGCTGCGGGATTTGAGGGAGTTTTCATAGTCCTGAGCGGTATGAACACCATTGAACAGGTGAAGGATAATATCAAGACCTTCGATAATCTGACACCGATTTCCCCTGAAGAAAATACTGTCCTCGAAGAAGTCAAGGAGATCATTAGCAAGAGTACCGCGGTCCCCTGTACTGCATGCCGGTACTGCGTCGAGGGGTGTCCGCAGGATATCCCGATACCTGTTCTATTCTCAATTTATAATGATACAATGAAGTATGGAGATATCAACTACCCCACTGTGCATTACCAACATGCAGTCTTTGGTCACGGTAAAGCAAGCGACTGCATAGAATGCTGCAAGTGTGAAAAGAGTTGCCCGCAACATCTGCCAATATCTGAAATCATGAAGGAGATCGCAACTAGGTTTGATAAAGAAAAATGA
- a CDS encoding stage II sporulation protein M: protein MEKEEDYYLRERNGEERAETSEGEGEEKIYSPVENFGLTDSRETKSRPGERTNSKISEFTSYLNFIWPYFLIMAGVFFVALLAGYNSSANFPHMADELMKSFSNRLEPLLAMPPIVIMFGIFLNNAFLSLLFLILGLAFGVLPVLFVAFNGYIVGVISHLVAQEKGLLFIILALLPHGILELPMVFLSAGIGLRLGLQVFSALIGRHTEIKKEFKGGMRFYFRWIVPLLFVAAVVETFITPLILNFL from the coding sequence ATGGAAAAAGAGGAAGACTATTATTTGCGAGAGAGAAACGGAGAAGAACGGGCAGAGACTTCCGAGGGAGAGGGGGAAGAAAAAATATATTCTCCCGTTGAAAATTTCGGTTTAACTGACAGCAGAGAAACAAAATCCCGGCCAGGGGAAAGAACTAACTCAAAAATATCCGAGTTTACCAGCTACCTGAATTTTATATGGCCGTATTTCCTTATAATGGCCGGGGTATTTTTCGTGGCTCTGCTTGCAGGCTATAATTCATCGGCAAATTTTCCGCATATGGCTGACGAACTCATGAAAAGTTTCAGCAACCGCTTAGAGCCCCTCCTGGCTATGCCTCCGATAGTAATTATGTTTGGAATATTTCTTAACAATGCCTTTTTGAGCCTGCTTTTTCTTATACTGGGGTTAGCCTTCGGGGTTCTTCCGGTTTTGTTTGTAGCCTTCAATGGATATATTGTAGGAGTGATCTCTCACCTCGTAGCCCAGGAAAAAGGCTTACTTTTTATCATACTTGCTCTGCTCCCGCACGGGATACTGGAACTTCCCATGGTCTTCCTGTCAGCCGGGATAGGGCTCAGGTTAGGGCTCCAGGTTTTCTCTGCCCTTATAGGCAGACACACTGAAATTAAAAAAGAATTTAAAGGAGGGATGAGATTTTATTTCCGCTGGATTGTGCCTCTCCTTTTCGTGGCAGCTGTAGTTGAGACCTTTATTACACCTTTGATCCTGAATTTCCTCTAA
- a CDS encoding UPF0179 family protein, translated as MTESDTKITLIGSRLAREGLEFIFKGEMPECKKCRLKNTCLNLEPGRRYRVERIKSKDIHECFLHDSGVLAVDVSRAPILTTLESRKAVEGAKIMYEPARCGKRECSVYDICHPEGLLKGDKCKIVEVLESLDSKCEAGNSLKKVKLAW; from the coding sequence ATGACAGAAAGCGATACAAAAATAACACTCATCGGATCACGGCTGGCAAGGGAAGGGCTGGAATTCATATTCAAAGGTGAAATGCCTGAATGCAAGAAATGCCGGTTGAAGAATACATGCCTTAACCTTGAACCCGGACGCAGGTATAGAGTCGAGAGAATCAAAAGTAAAGACATACATGAATGTTTCCTGCACGACAGCGGGGTACTTGCTGTGGACGTCAGCAGGGCTCCTATCCTGACAACCCTGGAATCGAGAAAAGCTGTCGAAGGGGCAAAAATTATGTATGAGCCAGCCAGATGTGGAAAGAGAGAGTGCAGCGTGTATGATATCTGCCATCCGGAAGGGCTTTTAAAGGGAGACAAATGCAAAATCGTAGAGGTCCTTGAAAGCCTTGACTCAAAATGTGAAGCCGGCAATTCCTTGAAAAAAGTGAAACTTGCCTGGTGA
- a CDS encoding glycosyltransferase family 4 protein, producing MKKIRVGMFSWESLYSIRVGGISPHVSELSEALAAKGHDIHLFTRGKDNSDEIIKGVHYHRVECDRYGGIVEQMNRMCDAIYCRFLNVREEFGEFDILHGHDWHPVNVLCRIKAQFGLPFVLTFHSTEWGRNGNRHGDWWEAKEISHREWLGGYEASDVIVTSTILKDEIKHIYKIPDYKLWEVPNGINVGKIRREVDPGAIKKNYGIHPCLPVVLFTGRMSYQKGPDLLVEAAAKVLRKRDARFVLIGEGEMRNQCENQANRLGIGDSCNFLGYAPDNTVIDWFNACDLVCVPSRNEPFGIVVLEAWDAGKPVVASDAVALVENFRTGVISHKEPSSIAWGLNYVLEGLGRNRMGEKGYDLLKKRYNWETIAAKTLEVYEKIIEKA from the coding sequence ATGAAAAAGATTCGAGTAGGAATGTTTAGCTGGGAAAGTTTGTATTCGATACGTGTGGGTGGGATTTCACCCCATGTATCCGAACTCTCTGAGGCTCTTGCAGCCAAAGGTCATGATATCCACCTTTTTACCCGAGGCAAAGATAATAGTGATGAAATCATCAAAGGAGTCCATTACCACAGAGTGGAATGCGACCGGTACGGAGGAATAGTGGAACAGATGAACAGGATGTGCGACGCCATATACTGTCGGTTCCTGAACGTGCGGGAGGAATTTGGAGAATTTGATATCCTCCACGGGCACGACTGGCATCCTGTAAATGTCCTCTGCAGGATTAAAGCCCAGTTTGGGCTGCCTTTTGTCCTGACTTTCCACAGTACGGAGTGGGGGCGCAATGGAAACCGCCACGGAGACTGGTGGGAAGCAAAGGAGATTTCACACAGGGAGTGGCTTGGCGGGTATGAAGCTTCAGATGTAATTGTTACGTCTACGATTTTGAAAGATGAAATCAAGCATATTTACAAAATTCCCGATTATAAGCTCTGGGAGGTTCCCAATGGGATAAACGTGGGGAAAATAAGAAGAGAAGTTGACCCCGGGGCAATAAAGAAGAATTACGGCATCCACCCCTGCCTACCTGTGGTGCTCTTTACCGGCAGGATGTCTTACCAGAAGGGACCGGATCTGTTAGTTGAAGCCGCAGCAAAAGTCCTGAGGAAACGGGATGCCCGGTTTGTGCTTATAGGAGAAGGGGAGATGCGGAACCAATGTGAAAACCAGGCTAACAGGCTGGGGATCGGAGATTCTTGCAATTTCCTTGGTTATGCCCCGGACAACACCGTCATAGACTGGTTTAATGCCTGTGACCTTGTCTGCGTCCCGAGCCGAAACGAACCTTTCGGAATAGTCGTGCTTGAGGCGTGGGATGCAGGAAAACCGGTGGTTGCAAGCGATGCGGTTGCTCTTGTTGAGAACTTCAGGACAGGTGTTATTTCCCATAAAGAGCCCTCGTCCATCGCCTGGGGCCTCAATTACGTACTTGAGGGGCTCGGCCGCAACAGGATGGGAGAAAAGGGGTATGATCTCCTGAAAAAGAGATATAACTGGGAAACGATAGCTGCAAAAACCCTTGAAGTATACGAAAAAATAATAGAAAAAGCCTGA
- a CDS encoding DUF63 family protein, with the protein MSIFIDKISQFINTYYLDPIKTDSGYNIVNTFTWAIVLGICIFGIFKLLKKMEIKITPEFILSILPFVLAGSSLRVIEDSPSDIFHPPLSYMLITPNIYFLVFGVTIICLWLSIKLQKAGFVKDYHPVFASFGLVWFFLNLGTLLHFENVVAAYVPVFVIGAGTGLTLVFYLVARHFKSSIFTDPLNLSILLAHMMDASSTYIGIEKLGYFEKHVLPSYLIELTGTALVMYPLKLIIFVGVIYALDTQFEKDEESENLKMLIKMVILILGLSPATRNTIRMMLGI; encoded by the coding sequence ATGAGTATTTTTATAGATAAGATTTCACAATTTATCAATACTTACTATCTGGACCCGATAAAGACCGATAGCGGGTATAATATTGTAAATACCTTTACCTGGGCAATAGTACTGGGGATCTGTATTTTCGGGATTTTCAAGCTCCTAAAAAAGATGGAAATAAAAATAACCCCGGAGTTTATTCTCTCAATCCTGCCCTTCGTACTTGCAGGTTCTTCTCTGCGCGTGATTGAAGATTCCCCTTCCGACATATTTCACCCCCCATTGTCCTATATGCTTATAACCCCGAATATTTACTTCCTGGTTTTCGGAGTAACCATAATCTGTCTCTGGCTCTCGATCAAGCTGCAGAAAGCAGGATTTGTAAAGGATTATCACCCTGTGTTTGCAAGCTTCGGGCTGGTATGGTTTTTCTTAAACCTTGGCACTCTGCTGCATTTCGAAAATGTCGTAGCTGCGTACGTTCCGGTCTTTGTTATCGGAGCGGGGACAGGGCTGACCCTTGTCTTTTACCTGGTTGCCCGTCACTTTAAATCCTCGATCTTTACCGACCCCCTGAACCTCTCAATCCTGCTCGCCCATATGATGGATGCTTCTTCGACATACATAGGAATAGAGAAACTGGGATACTTTGAAAAACATGTTCTTCCATCTTATCTCATTGAACTTACAGGTACCGCATTGGTTATGTACCCATTGAAGCTAATTATCTTCGTAGGGGTTATTTATGCACTTGATACCCAGTTTGAGAAAGATGAAGAGTCAGAAAACCTGAAAATGCTTATTAAGATGGTTATTTTGATCCTCGGGCTTTCTCCGGCAACTCGAAACACAATTCGAATGATGCTTGGAATCTGA
- a CDS encoding DUF2150 family protein, whose product MPEHEMNQVPPYDFYTQKRWENWLGRAKESGFQIKETEEEAGKESAVFVNMVDDVILACLKVTARFEKSMLSKEKALEILGEIRDIVLSEVDPISEDIDLMIDSVQTSLMGALVAFECYVMGDYEEESSINDLIKAAVDAEASDNLELALDYTAQCGAIVLKGQSLPEEAMAELPYGIVAEWLDGIDSISAAMVGSDSYKEFDEDDEEDAV is encoded by the coding sequence GTGCCTGAACATGAAATGAACCAGGTCCCCCCCTATGATTTTTATACCCAAAAGCGCTGGGAAAACTGGCTCGGACGGGCAAAGGAAAGCGGTTTTCAAATAAAAGAAACAGAAGAGGAAGCCGGGAAGGAAAGTGCTGTATTCGTCAATATGGTTGACGACGTGATCCTTGCCTGCCTGAAAGTAACCGCTCGCTTTGAAAAGTCTATGCTCTCCAAAGAAAAAGCTCTGGAAATTCTTGGGGAGATCAGGGATATCGTGCTTTCCGAGGTCGACCCTATTTCTGAAGATATCGACCTTATGATCGATTCGGTACAGACCTCTCTTATGGGAGCGCTTGTCGCCTTCGAATGCTATGTTATGGGTGATTATGAGGAAGAATCAAGTATCAACGACCTTATAAAAGCGGCAGTCGATGCCGAAGCATCGGACAACCTTGAACTTGCTCTCGATTACACTGCCCAGTGCGGCGCAATCGTGCTCAAAGGACAGAGCCTGCCTGAAGAGGCAATGGCTGAACTCCCATACGGCATTGTTGCAGAGTGGCTCGACGGGATTGACTCAATCTCGGCAGCAATGGTCGGAAGTGACAGTTATAAAGAATTTGATGAAGACGATGAGGAAGACGCCGTATAA
- a CDS encoding NAD(P)-dependent glycerol-1-phosphate dehydrogenase, translated as MKLTINKNSAKWMQLPRDVLVGHGVLEEIGDVCRDLKLKGNALIVTGNTTRDVAGKRVITLLENEGSSAEMVLTCRATMEEVEKIMQKALETGATFLLGIGSGRSIDLAKLASTRLEIPFISVPTAASHDGIASSRASIIDNGKNASVQAQAPIAVVADTEIISAAPFRFLAAGCGDIISNYTAVLDWEFASRLRNEYFGEYAAALSRMAARVVIENADSIKPEHETSARLVVKALVSNGVAMSIAGSSRPASGSEHMFSHALDRIAPKPALHGEQCGVGTIMMMYLHGGNWQEIRDALKKIGAPTNAEELGIEDKYIVEALLHAHSIRPDRYTILGNGLTPSAAEKVARITKVIN; from the coding sequence ATGAAATTGACCATCAATAAAAACAGCGCTAAGTGGATGCAGCTTCCACGGGACGTGCTTGTCGGGCATGGAGTACTTGAGGAAATCGGAGATGTCTGCAGGGATCTGAAACTGAAAGGAAATGCGCTGATAGTTACCGGAAACACTACCCGGGACGTTGCGGGTAAAAGAGTGATCACCCTCCTGGAAAATGAAGGGAGCAGCGCAGAAATGGTGCTCACCTGCAGGGCAACCATGGAAGAAGTCGAGAAAATAATGCAAAAAGCTCTCGAAACCGGGGCGACTTTTCTTCTCGGGATCGGAAGTGGCAGATCTATTGACCTTGCAAAGCTTGCTTCCACGAGGCTTGAAATCCCCTTTATCAGTGTGCCCACGGCAGCTTCTCATGACGGCATTGCATCTTCCCGCGCCTCGATAATTGACAACGGAAAAAATGCTTCCGTACAGGCTCAGGCCCCTATTGCCGTGGTTGCGGACACCGAAATCATCTCTGCGGCTCCGTTCCGATTTCTTGCAGCCGGCTGTGGAGACATTATTTCCAATTACACAGCAGTCCTGGACTGGGAGTTTGCAAGCCGGCTCCGAAACGAGTACTTCGGGGAATACGCTGCCGCTCTCTCCCGTATGGCAGCAAGGGTGGTAATAGAAAATGCCGATTCGATAAAGCCGGAACATGAGACGTCTGCCAGGCTTGTGGTAAAAGCCCTGGTCTCAAATGGGGTTGCAATGAGCATTGCAGGCTCTTCGAGGCCGGCTTCGGGATCGGAACATATGTTCAGCCATGCCCTTGACAGGATTGCCCCAAAGCCTGCGCTGCACGGGGAACAATGCGGAGTTGGTACGATCATGATGATGTACCTGCACGGGGGAAACTGGCAGGAGATCCGGGACGCCTTAAAAAAGATCGGGGCTCCTACTAATGCAGAAGAACTGGGCATAGAAGATAAATATATAGTCGAAGCCCTTTTACATGCACACAGTATCCGCCCGGACCGATACACAATTCTCGGAAACGGGCTTACTCCCTCGGCAGCCGAAAAGGTTGCAAGAATCACAAAGGTCATAAATTGA
- a CDS encoding formate--phosphoribosylaminoimidazolecarboxamide ligase family protein — MIDRKEIKEIVEGYYTHADKIKVGTIASHSGLDICDGAVEEDFRTLAVCQAGREKTYTEYFRAQRDHYGEIKRGIVDETVVYKKYNEILLPRNQQKLVDEKVLFVPNRSFTSYCSIDEIEDNFRVPMVGSRNLLRSEERSEQQSYYWILEKAGLPFPEKIESPRDINELVMVKLPHAVKKLERGFFTASSYKEYQEKSEALIKQGVITREALENARIERYVIGPVFNLDMFYSPIEPKMSKLELLGIDWRFETSLDGHVRLPAPQQMALAPHQLTPEYTVCGHNSATLRESLLEKVFEMGEKYVKATQEHYAPGIIGPFCLQTCVDKDLNFYIYDVAPRVGGGTNVHMSVGHSYGNSLWRRPMSTGRRLAFEIRRALELEKLDMIVT, encoded by the coding sequence ATGATTGACAGGAAAGAAATTAAGGAAATCGTTGAAGGCTATTATACGCATGCTGATAAGATTAAAGTGGGGACAATTGCCTCTCACTCGGGACTCGACATCTGCGACGGAGCAGTCGAAGAAGATTTCAGGACCCTTGCAGTCTGCCAGGCAGGCAGGGAGAAGACATACACCGAATACTTCAGGGCTCAGAGAGACCATTACGGGGAGATAAAGAGGGGAATTGTCGACGAGACGGTTGTCTATAAGAAATATAACGAAATCCTCCTGCCCCGGAACCAGCAGAAACTGGTTGATGAAAAAGTGCTTTTTGTCCCTAACCGCTCATTTACCTCCTACTGCAGCATCGATGAGATCGAAGATAATTTCAGAGTGCCCATGGTAGGGAGCAGGAACCTCCTCAGGAGCGAGGAGAGAAGCGAACAGCAGAGTTACTACTGGATACTTGAAAAAGCCGGACTTCCGTTCCCGGAAAAAATCGAGTCCCCGAGGGACATCAACGAACTTGTCATGGTAAAGCTTCCCCATGCTGTAAAGAAACTCGAAAGAGGCTTTTTCACGGCATCAAGTTATAAAGAGTACCAGGAAAAATCCGAAGCCCTTATAAAGCAGGGGGTTATTACGCGCGAAGCTCTTGAAAACGCCAGAATCGAACGTTATGTCATAGGCCCTGTGTTCAACCTTGATATGTTCTACTCCCCGATAGAGCCGAAAATGAGCAAACTGGAACTCCTTGGCATTGACTGGCGTTTTGAGACCAGCCTTGACGGGCACGTAAGGCTCCCTGCTCCCCAGCAGATGGCTCTTGCCCCGCACCAGCTCACTCCGGAATACACGGTCTGCGGGCACAACTCGGCAACTCTTCGCGAGTCCCTCCTTGAAAAGGTATTCGAAATGGGAGAAAAGTATGTGAAAGCCACCCAAGAGCACTACGCCCCCGGAATTATAGGGCCTTTCTGTCTGCAGACCTGCGTGGACAAGGACCTGAATTTCTACATATATGATGTGGCCCCGAGAGTAGGCGGCGGGACCAATGTGCACATGTCAGTCGGGCATTCCTACGGCAACTCCCTCTGGAGGAGGCCGATGAGTACGGGCAGAAGGCTTGCCTTTGAGATCAGGCGCGCTCTGGAACTCGAGAAACTTGACATGATCGTCACATAA